The following are encoded together in the candidate division WOR-3 bacterium genome:
- a CDS encoding lipid-A-disaccharide synthase-related protein, whose amino-acid sequence MIIKIMNVAILSNSYGEDRSGALIGRNLKKFNKNINIIGFPLISLGEEYKKRNIKVIGGHPPPPSGGFFLKSLKGLLLDLIRNFYIPISYITKLHKLKKDINVVVVVGDTPLLFLGYIALHKKAYFLDQCKSNLKAPHLPIERFFIKRLTKAIFVHDQITSEFLKKFGINAQFLGNPMMDELLEERKYNPPRGKILIGLLPGSRKEAYKNMELILKVVLELLKEDEKLHFAVALSETIEKEKLPKLSKELKGKIDFCYGSFVDIVKKSKIVISLAGTASEQALYLGTPVVSFKGGGAQNSRRRIKAQKKLLGEAFLVFKYNPKKIAKKILEIIQDKELLDSLILKGRKRAGPEGGARNIAKFIYLMESA is encoded by the coding sequence ATGATTATAAAAATAATGAATGTTGCAATATTGAGTAATTCCTATGGAGAAGATAGAAGTGGAGCCTTAATTGGAAGGAACTTAAAGAAATTCAATAAAAATATAAACATTATAGGTTTTCCGCTAATCTCTCTTGGAGAAGAATACAAAAAGAGAAATATTAAAGTGATTGGAGGACATCCACCTCCTCCTTCAGGAGGGTTTTTTTTAAAAAGTTTAAAAGGACTTTTGTTGGATTTAATAAGAAACTTTTATATTCCTATCTCTTATATTACCAAGCTCCATAAATTAAAAAAAGATATCAATGTTGTGGTTGTAGTGGGAGATACCCCTCTACTTTTTCTCGGATATATAGCACTCCATAAGAAAGCTTACTTTCTTGACCAGTGTAAGTCCAATCTTAAAGCTCCTCATCTTCCGATTGAGAGGTTCTTTATAAAGAGGTTAACAAAAGCTATTTTTGTTCACGACCAAATTACCTCAGAGTTCCTGAAAAAATTTGGAATCAATGCTCAATTTTTAGGCAATCCAATGATGGATGAGCTCTTAGAAGAAAGGAAATATAACCCCCCAAGAGGAAAAATTTTAATAGGGTTACTTCCGGGTTCAAGAAAAGAAGCGTATAAAAATATGGAGTTGATTTTGAAAGTTGTGTTGGAGCTCTTAAAAGAAGATGAAAAACTCCACTTCGCTGTTGCGCTATCTGAAACTATAGAGAAGGAGAAACTCCCAAAACTTTCAAAAGAACTAAAAGGGAAAATAGACTTTTGTTATGGAAGTTTTGTTGATATTGTAAAAAAGTCAAAAATTGTTATAAGTCTTGCAGGAACAGCAAGTGAACAAGCTCTTTATCTCGGAACCCCTGTGGTTTCATTCAAAGGAGGGGGGGCACAAAATTCAAGAAGAAGGATTAAAGCGCAGAAGAAATTACTTGGAGAGGCTTTTTTGGTTTTTAAATATAACCCCAAAAAAATTGCTAAGAAAATTTTAGAAATAATTCAAGACAAAGAGTTATTAGATAGCCTGATTTTAAAAGGAAGAAAGAGAGCTGGTCCAGAAGGAGGAGCAAGAAATATAGCCAAATTTATATATTTAATGGAATCAGCTTAA
- a CDS encoding CopG family transcriptional regulator: MKTDKVTLKIPRPLYNKLKKIIQKSGFSSVNEFVVYVLRDLASTEGNKEELSSEEIKIIRKRLEKLGYL; the protein is encoded by the coding sequence ATGAAAACAGATAAGGTTACCTTAAAGATACCGAGACCTTTATATAATAAGCTGAAGAAAATAATCCAGAAATCCGGATTTAGTAGCGTTAATGAGTTTGTGGTATATGTCCTCCGAGATCTGGCCTCTACAGAAGGGAATAAAGAAGAACTTTCAAGTGAAGAAATTAAAATTATAAGGAAACGATTAGAAAAACTGGGATACCTGTAA
- a CDS encoding ABC transporter permease subunit → MKLRKLEELFFKILIRASVLLVIFPLLSIISIVLLKGGKVLISDPKILITTPGPKYLLGGKGGFVHAILGSLYLVIPATLIASVIGLGIAVFLQPDYSTPKISELIRMILDILWGIPSIVYGVFVLTILIFIQGKGCLFAGIPALTLLELPIITRYIDEALIAVPVELKNATYSIGANKFETLLMVSKYALSGIVAGILIGMGRGIGDAASIIFTSGTSNTIPKGLFDSVTALPIIIFQQASSCYPSVREHAYAAAFILVVIVGILNLTSRFLTKHFSKYIPKGK, encoded by the coding sequence ATGAAGTTAAGAAAATTAGAAGAACTTTTCTTTAAGATTCTAATTAGGGCTTCCGTTTTATTAGTTATTTTCCCTCTTTTAAGTATAATAAGCATTGTTCTATTAAAAGGAGGAAAGGTTCTAATTAGTGACCCTAAGATTTTAATAACAACTCCAGGTCCAAAATATTTATTAGGGGGAAAAGGAGGCTTCGTTCATGCAATCCTTGGGAGTCTATATCTTGTTATACCTGCCACCTTAATTGCAAGCGTAATTGGGCTTGGGATTGCAGTTTTTCTACAGCCTGATTACTCAACTCCTAAAATCTCGGAACTCATAAGAATGATTTTAGATATTTTGTGGGGAATTCCTTCTATTGTATATGGGGTGTTTGTCTTGACAATTTTAATATTCATCCAAGGTAAAGGTTGTCTTTTTGCCGGAATTCCAGCCCTTACTTTACTTGAATTACCCATTATAACAAGATATATAGATGAGGCTCTAATAGCAGTTCCTGTAGAGTTGAAAAACGCTACTTATTCAATAGGTGCCAATAAGTTTGAAACTTTGCTAATGGTAAGTAAGTATGCTCTCTCTGGGATTGTCGCAGGAATTTTAATTGGGATGGGAAGAGGAATAGGAGATGCTGCTTCTATTATATTTACTTCAGGAACAAGCAATACAATACCTAAAGGACTTTTTGATTCTGTAACAGCTTTACCAATAATAATTTTTCAACAAGCTAGCTCCTGCTATCCTTCTGTGAGAGAGCACGCTTATGCTGCAGCTTTCATTCTTGTGGTTATTGTGGGAATATTAAATCTAACCTCTCGTTTTCTTACAAAACATTTCTCTAAATATATTCCAAAAGGAAAGTAA
- the lspA gene encoding signal peptidase II → MERGRNSISFKHKLFFSPIFISVLLLDQVTKKLIIKSMLYGDSKMVIGNVVKFTYIRNPNSVFGLNFGGAVVSTTLTIIAFIFVLFLFWKSDSKFSLTSLSFIIGGALGNLTDRFLYMEVIDFIDVGVGNWRWPTFNVADSFVTIGLILLIIYFVLIESSYKKSINNERTL, encoded by the coding sequence TTGGAAAGAGGAAGAAATTCTATAAGTTTTAAGCACAAATTGTTTTTTTCACCAATTTTTATTTCTGTTCTTCTATTAGATCAGGTTACAAAGAAATTGATTATTAAATCTATGTTATATGGAGATTCAAAGATGGTAATTGGAAATGTGGTTAAATTTACCTATATAAGAAATCCAAATTCTGTTTTTGGTCTTAATTTTGGAGGAGCTGTTGTCTCTACAACACTTACTATAATTGCATTTATATTTGTATTATTCCTCTTCTGGAAAAGCGATTCAAAATTTTCTCTTACCAGTTTATCTTTTATAATAGGAGGGGCCCTTGGTAACCTTACTGATAGATTCCTTTATATGGAGGTGATAGATTTTATAGATGTAGGGGTTGGAAATTGGCGCTGGCCGACCTTTAATGTTGCGGATTCTTTTGTAACTATTGGTTTAATTTTACTCATTATTTATTTTGTATTAATTGAGTCTTCTTATAAAAAATCTATTAATAATGAAAGAACACTCTGA
- a CDS encoding substrate-binding domain-containing protein gives MNNKWVRFILILLFLSGCKSGREERREIRVSGAWALYPMMLVWAEEYGKVSGVKVEVAGGGAGKGVSDVLSGQVDIGMVSRPIREEEIKEGAFYVAVTKDAVVATINSKNPIIKEIYKRGLTKEELRKIFMGEIKEWGEIVGKELKDDKIIIYGRSDASGAAQVWAEFLGNYTQGDCKEKAHANFDGDQAVALAVSREKNSIGFNNLNYAYNIETGSFAEGIRPVPIDLNENGTLDPDEDFYSNREKFVYNVSIGKYPSPPARFEYLVSKGPFKGEAKKFVEWILNEGQKFIEESGYIKLSPEKLQEEIETLNRGRRK, from the coding sequence ATGAACAACAAGTGGGTTAGATTTATTCTTATTTTGCTTTTCTTAAGTGGTTGTAAAAGTGGTAGAGAAGAAAGAAGAGAAATTAGGGTTTCTGGGGCTTGGGCTTTATATCCAATGATGCTTGTTTGGGCAGAAGAATACGGGAAAGTTTCCGGTGTTAAAGTCGAAGTCGCGGGAGGAGGAGCAGGAAAAGGAGTTTCGGATGTTTTGAGTGGGCAGGTGGATATAGGTATGGTATCAAGGCCTATAAGAGAAGAAGAAATAAAAGAAGGAGCTTTTTATGTAGCCGTGACAAAAGATGCTGTTGTTGCGACAATAAATTCGAAAAATCCAATTATAAAAGAGATATATAAAAGGGGTTTAACTAAAGAAGAATTAAGAAAAATATTTATGGGAGAGATCAAAGAATGGGGAGAAATTGTGGGAAAGGAACTTAAGGATGATAAAATAATTATTTATGGAAGATCTGATGCTTCAGGCGCGGCTCAGGTGTGGGCAGAATTTTTAGGGAATTATACTCAGGGAGATTGTAAAGAGAAAGCTCATGCAAATTTTGATGGAGATCAAGCTGTTGCACTTGCAGTGAGTAGAGAGAAAAACTCTATAGGTTTTAACAATTTGAATTATGCATACAATATAGAGACTGGCTCTTTTGCAGAAGGAATTCGCCCTGTGCCAATAGACCTGAACGAAAACGGAACTTTAGACCCCGATGAAGATTTTTATAGTAATAGAGAAAAATTCGTTTATAACGTGTCAATTGGAAAGTATCCTTCTCCTCCAGCCAGATTCGAATATCTGGTCTCTAAGGGCCCTTTTAAGGGGGAGGCGAAAAAATTTGTGGAGTGGATATTAAATGAAGGGCAGAAATTTATTGAAGAAAGTGGTTATATTAAGCTTTCTCCAGAAAAACTTCAAGAAGAGATCGAGACTTTAAATCGTGGAAGAAGAAAATAA
- the pstC gene encoding phosphate ABC transporter permease subunit PstC — translation MNLEKRRIILRLLKEKTTRRWMSTFTFLVCILFLLIFLSLLVESTLLLSKYSLKELLFSSKWNPEKYSFGFLPAIIGTIYVTILSMVLATPIAVLSAIYISEFASSQKRILISSFIDILAGIPSVVFGVCALLVLVPLVSNYIGPLIGVETTGMCIFTASLVLSVMVLPVIISLSTESLKSLPVELREASLSLGATKWETIKKVLLKGAAPGIFSAILLGFGRAFGETMAVAMVIGGKNQIPSSPFSAGQTLPSLIVSSFGEMMSIPIEQSALAFAALQLFFVVTIFNFLARWIKIKLKKRWGV, via the coding sequence ATGAATTTAGAAAAAAGAAGAATAATTTTAAGGCTATTAAAAGAAAAAACAACAAGAAGATGGATGTCTACCTTTACTTTCCTTGTATGTATCTTGTTTCTCTTAATATTTTTAAGTTTGCTAGTTGAGTCAACTTTATTACTTTCTAAATATTCCTTAAAAGAGCTTCTTTTTTCTTCTAAATGGAATCCCGAAAAATACTCTTTTGGATTTTTGCCTGCCATTATTGGGACCATTTATGTAACTATTCTTTCAATGGTTTTAGCTACCCCTATAGCGGTTTTATCTGCAATATACATCTCTGAATTTGCTTCTTCTCAGAAGAGAATTCTTATCTCTTCCTTTATAGATATCCTTGCAGGTATTCCTTCTGTTGTTTTTGGTGTTTGTGCTCTTTTAGTTCTTGTTCCTTTGGTTTCTAATTATATTGGACCTTTAATAGGTGTTGAAACCACAGGAATGTGTATTTTTACGGCAAGTTTAGTTCTTTCTGTAATGGTTTTACCTGTGATCATTTCTCTATCCACTGAAAGTCTTAAATCTTTGCCTGTGGAGTTAAGAGAAGCTTCTCTCTCTTTAGGAGCAACAAAGTGGGAGACGATAAAAAAAGTCCTTTTAAAAGGGGCTGCTCCTGGAATATTTTCTGCAATTCTTTTAGGGTTTGGAAGAGCTTTTGGCGAAACAATGGCTGTGGCAATGGTGATTGGAGGTAAAAATCAAATTCCTTCTTCTCCTTTTTCTGCAGGACAGACACTGCCAAGTCTTATTGTAAGCAGTTTTGGTGAGATGATGTCAATCCCAATAGAGCAATCAGCTCTTGCTTTTGCTGCATTACAACTTTTCTTTGTTGTCACTATTTTCAACTTTCTTGCAAGATGGATAAAAATAAAACTGAAGAAAAGGTGGGGGGTATGA
- a CDS encoding phosphate ABC transporter ATP-binding protein: MQKSKIGIKVRNLSISYKDTMNLGLDKGIVALKNINLDIPENELTAIIGPSGCGKSTLLKALNRLLEERADIEIKGAVYIGGENIYDSKKPVYEIRKNIGLVDQKPFPLPASIYDNVAYGPRLHRRLKKAELDRIVEKYLRVVHLWEEVKDRLDFPAASLSIGQQQRLCLARTLSVEPEIILCDEITSALDPISSEKVENLLLSLKERYTVIMVTHVLRQAKRLADYVVFMYLGEVIEASPSEKFFNNPLNELSKKYIKGLMAGF; encoded by the coding sequence ATGCAAAAATCTAAAATTGGTATTAAGGTAAGAAATTTGAGTATATCTTATAAAGACACAATGAATCTTGGTTTAGATAAAGGAATTGTTGCATTAAAAAATATAAATCTTGATATTCCTGAGAATGAGTTAACAGCAATAATAGGTCCTTCAGGATGTGGTAAAAGCACTCTTTTAAAAGCCCTTAATAGACTTCTTGAAGAAAGAGCTGATATAGAGATAAAAGGTGCGGTTTATATCGGAGGAGAAAACATATATGATAGCAAAAAGCCAGTTTATGAAATAAGGAAAAATATAGGATTGGTAGATCAGAAACCCTTCCCTCTTCCTGCTTCTATTTATGATAATGTAGCTTATGGGCCTAGGCTTCATCGGAGGTTAAAAAAAGCAGAACTTGATCGAATTGTAGAAAAATATTTAAGAGTTGTTCATCTATGGGAAGAAGTAAAAGATAGACTTGATTTTCCTGCAGCTAGTCTTTCGATAGGCCAGCAGCAACGTTTATGTCTCGCAAGGACACTTTCGGTTGAGCCAGAAATTATCCTTTGTGACGAAATTACCTCTGCTCTTGACCCAATATCTTCTGAAAAAGTAGAAAATTTGTTGCTTTCTTTGAAAGAAAGATATACAGTTATTATGGTAACCCATGTTTTAAGGCAAGCGAAGAGATTGGCAGATTACGTTGTTTTTATGTATCTTGGAGAAGTAATAGAAGCTTCTCCTAGCGAAAAGTTTTTTAATAATCCTCTTAATGAACTTAGTAAAAAATACATCAAAGGTTTAATGGCGGGATTTTAA
- a CDS encoding TraR/DksA C4-type zinc finger protein, producing MSWKIDYEYFERKLRKERKEVIEEIKALEAKVEINPLEDGEENTPFPTHIADIADVESRIDRDSYIMSQLTQKLKDIDIALQKIADKEYGFCENCGIQIKKERLKAIPYTRYCKTCAENKERISWKEEEIL from the coding sequence TTGAGCTGGAAGATTGATTATGAATATTTTGAGAGAAAGTTGAGAAAAGAGAGAAAAGAGGTTATTGAAGAGATTAAAGCCTTAGAAGCTAAGGTAGAAATTAATCCCTTGGAGGACGGAGAAGAAAATACTCCTTTCCCTACCCATATAGCAGATATTGCTGATGTAGAAAGCAGGATTGATAGAGATTCTTACATAATGAGTCAACTAACACAGAAATTGAAAGACATTGATATTGCCTTACAAAAAATTGCAGATAAAGAATATGGATTTTGTGAAAATTGTGGGATTCAAATAAAAAAGGAAAGATTAAAAGCCATCCCTTACACAAGATATTGTAAAACCTGCGCAGAAAATAAGGAAAGAATAAGTTGGAAAGAGGAAGAAATTCTATAA
- a CDS encoding DNA polymerase I produces MKRLVLIDGSSLSYRSYYAFINNPLKTSKGEPTSAIFGFARAIKKISRELKPDYAAVCFDLPHPTFRKEEFSAYKAHRKKTPEDLVVQLPYIKELCEAAGFPVITKEGYEADDIIATLVEQVKGEDLETIIFTLDKDLTQLVSDKVKVLNMHKSEEELYDRNKVEEKFGVPPEKIKDLLALSGDSSDNIPGIKGIGEKTAASLLKKFGSLENIFLNIEEIENSAIRNKLKGKEEEAKKWKSLIELNKNVPIQKEISELKYRGENVEKLRSLLQSLEFYSLIKEWVGEIKGRTNYQIVSSLKIKKEYPLCVYLEPIKNQIFVSSGEEVEIMNKNRLRESIKEGKETILVTEDVKRLAHLIGFYPKNEVFDLSIAHYLLYPNRRDHSLPRIMIEEGLNIGPSEEISVSIYEVYVKLKNRLEENELLEIYKEIEKPLIPVLFKMEENGILVDKNLLEELKESMEKELKEIEQSIYRLAGVEFNIRSPKQLREILFGRLGLPPLKKIKTGFSTDLEVLSLLSSYHSIVPELINFRELDKLITAYIIPLINSINKENGRIHPEFQQTVAATGRLTTINPNLQTLPIRTEKGKKIREAVIAPKECQILSCDYSQIELRILAYLSKDEKLIEDFENNLDIHLQTASRIFGIEGEKVSEELRRRAKAVNFGIIYGISPFGLSKQLGITNLEASAIIEKYYASHPGVAKWQKEIVEKAMERGFVKTIFGRKRLIPELKNPKEVEYGKRIAINTPIQGSAADIIKKAMIEINKELEKRELKTKMILQIHDELLFEVPSFEKEEVKELVISAMENAGKVVGIPLKVDYSFGKNWNEAH; encoded by the coding sequence ATGAAAAGGTTAGTGTTAATTGATGGTTCCTCTCTTTCGTATCGTTCTTACTATGCTTTCATTAACAATCCCCTAAAAACTTCTAAAGGAGAACCGACCTCAGCCATTTTCGGTTTTGCAAGAGCTATAAAAAAAATATCAAGGGAATTAAAGCCAGACTATGCTGCAGTTTGTTTTGATCTTCCTCATCCAACATTTAGAAAAGAAGAATTTAGTGCTTATAAGGCTCATAGAAAGAAAACCCCAGAAGATCTTGTTGTTCAACTTCCTTATATAAAAGAACTCTGCGAAGCGGCTGGTTTTCCAGTAATAACTAAAGAAGGATATGAAGCAGATGACATAATAGCAACCCTTGTAGAACAGGTTAAAGGGGAAGACTTAGAAACAATTATATTTACTTTAGATAAAGATTTAACACAACTTGTTTCAGATAAAGTTAAAGTTCTTAATATGCATAAGTCAGAAGAAGAACTTTATGATAGGAATAAGGTAGAAGAAAAATTTGGGGTTCCTCCAGAGAAAATAAAGGACCTCCTTGCCCTTTCTGGGGATTCTTCCGACAATATTCCTGGCATAAAAGGAATTGGAGAAAAAACAGCAGCTTCTTTATTGAAAAAATTTGGAAGTCTTGAGAATATTTTTTTAAATATAGAAGAGATAGAAAACTCTGCCATCCGGAATAAATTAAAAGGAAAAGAGGAAGAGGCAAAAAAATGGAAGAGTTTAATAGAACTTAATAAAAATGTGCCAATACAGAAGGAGATTTCAGAACTTAAATATAGAGGAGAAAATGTAGAAAAGCTTAGAAGTCTTTTACAGTCTCTTGAATTTTATTCTTTGATAAAAGAATGGGTTGGAGAAATAAAAGGAAGAACAAATTATCAGATAGTGAGCTCTCTAAAAATAAAGAAGGAATATCCTTTATGCGTTTACTTAGAGCCTATTAAAAATCAAATTTTTGTTTCCTCAGGTGAAGAAGTAGAAATTATGAATAAAAATAGATTAAGAGAATCCATTAAAGAAGGAAAGGAAACAATCCTTGTTACTGAAGATGTGAAAAGGCTTGCGCATTTAATTGGTTTTTACCCTAAAAATGAAGTTTTTGATCTCTCCATAGCTCATTATTTACTTTATCCTAATAGAAGAGACCACTCTCTTCCAAGAATTATGATTGAGGAAGGATTAAATATTGGACCTTCTGAAGAGATTTCTGTTTCAATTTATGAAGTTTACGTAAAGCTAAAAAACAGATTGGAAGAAAATGAACTTTTAGAAATCTACAAAGAAATAGAAAAACCTCTAATACCCGTCCTTTTTAAGATGGAAGAAAATGGAATTCTTGTTGACAAAAATTTATTAGAAGAACTTAAAGAATCTATGGAGAAAGAATTAAAAGAAATTGAACAATCTATTTACAGGCTTGCTGGAGTTGAATTTAACATCCGTTCTCCAAAACAACTTAGAGAAATATTATTTGGAAGGCTTGGGTTGCCTCCTTTAAAGAAAATAAAAACAGGTTTTTCTACAGATTTAGAGGTTCTTTCCCTTCTCTCTTCTTACCATTCAATAGTTCCCGAATTGATAAATTTTAGAGAACTTGATAAGCTTATAACGGCTTACATAATTCCTCTTATAAATTCAATAAACAAGGAAAATGGGCGAATTCATCCTGAATTTCAACAGACAGTTGCTGCAACCGGAAGGCTGACAACAATAAATCCAAATCTCCAAACCTTACCTATAAGAACAGAAAAAGGTAAGAAAATAAGGGAAGCGGTTATAGCACCGAAGGAATGTCAAATCCTTTCCTGTGATTATTCCCAGATTGAACTTAGAATTCTTGCTTATCTTTCAAAAGACGAAAAATTAATAGAAGATTTTGAAAATAATCTTGACATCCATCTACAAACCGCATCAAGAATATTTGGAATAGAAGGAGAGAAAGTTTCAGAAGAACTAAGAAGAAGGGCAAAAGCGGTAAATTTTGGAATCATTTATGGTATAAGCCCATTTGGTCTTTCAAAGCAGCTTGGGATTACGAATCTTGAGGCAAGTGCGATAATAGAGAAATACTATGCTTCCCATCCTGGAGTTGCAAAATGGCAAAAGGAAATTGTAGAGAAAGCAATGGAAAGAGGTTTTGTTAAGACAATTTTTGGTAGAAAGAGACTAATTCCTGAACTTAAAAATCCAAAAGAGGTAGAGTACGGAAAGAGGATAGCAATAAACACTCCGATTCAAGGAAGCGCGGCTGACATAATAAAAAAAGCAATGATAGAGATAAACAAAGAATTAGAAAAAAGAGAATTAAAAACAAAAATGATTCTTCAGATCCATGATGAACTCCTTTTTGAAGTCCCAAGCTTTGAGAAGGAAGAGGTGAAAGAACTTGTAATATCCGCAATGGAAAATGCAGGTAAAGTTGTTGGAATTCCTCTAAAAGTAGATTATTCTTTTGGAAAGAATTGGAATGAGGCGCATTGA